The Drosophila simulans strain w501 chromosome 3R, Prin_Dsim_3.1, whole genome shotgun sequence genome contains the following window.
GTCGTGTGGCAGATTTGTAGATTACTTTTAAAAGATTACGCCATAAAGTTGGCGGTTGGACCCACCATTGTggcgatggtggtggtggtggctacACCCATCCCCGAATGTCTGTGGGTTGAATGCGCTCCATGCGCCCCATCCCAACGCCCAATAGCACTTTGTGTTTGGCTCGCTCTGGTTTGCACATTTGTAACACGGCTTCGCTTCCGCTACGAGCGATTTGTTAGCAATGCAACAACACTGGGTTCCGAACCGCCCTCACCCCTCAGCCCACTGCCCTCTGCCCTCAGCCCTTTGACCCCTGATCCATAAGCCAGCCCCGCCCTAACCCCCACCTAACTGCCTGCTCAACCTTTTGTCCCAAGCAAGCGCTCTGTGGCTGTGCAATTATGCGGTGTAATAAATTTTACGTTGTCCGTGTCTTGCCCCGTATACCCCGGAGATCCCACCTCGGACCCCGTAGACCCCGATTCGCCGCCAGGAAGCGACAACGATGTCAGCAACGCTCGTTCGCCCGCCCAACTTTCAGCAAGTCAGTTGAATTGAGTAATTAACGCCGGGCTTGGAGCTGGGGTGGATCCAACATGCGGAGCTCGACTCTGAACTCTGCTCGGTGTCCCTAATCCTCCAGCCGAGGCATTGTCTCCCCTTATATGCGGCTAATTGGCGGTGTCTCCAGCACGTTGCATTCAACATTCTCGGCgctgcatgctgcatgctgcaCGAATCCCGAGTCGTAGCGATTCATTTTCCAGTCACTCAACGTGCTCCTCGCCCAAGTTTCGTGCTAATTGATTGTCGCAATATATGCACGACATGAAAATTTGCCTCTAAAtggaatttttcgcatttcgttGCATACTTCCAGGGGTTGGGCGGGGGCAGAGTCCAAAGGAAAAGCCGAAGGAAAACTAAACGAAGCTTAATCGCTATTCGAAAATGTAGCTCAAGTGATGTGAACTAGTTCACTTGCCATTGTGCTGTTGATTTATGAAGAAAGTTTCTGCTCCATATTGTTTCCAAATATGTTGTGCACTTTAATTAACATATaacaactcaactcaactatgaaaactgaaaaccctTTAGTTAATATGCTTTAAACGAACATTTCAATGGTCGCTTGTTGCAAATTATTAGATttacttaacttttttttacttaacATTAATCAATCATACATTGCGTATTAACGGGCTTATAAAAAGCGCcattttttaatagaaaatttcATTACGAATGTGTTAATTGTTtggtttcccttttttttgttttttgtggcttttctGAACGAATAATCACGGTGTTGACCAAAGTTTCGCCTTGAAACTATTTGCACTggggaaatgcaattaattttaattgaatattgtGTATTAGCAAACGACCGGTTAatgaatgtatgtattttaatttaaatttaaatgtaaatcaaGCAGCTTCTTTATGAGCACGACGAGGCTTGCCAGGCACTAATCCATAATTAATTGAACCCAAACAAACGACCAAATTAAGCAGTGCACTAAACCGAGTGCTTCATTTTCCCTCTTGGCAGAATGGAGAAGAAGTCCTATAAACGAAATCCGGATTCCGGAATGTGTATAAAACTATTGTGGGGCTGAGCCACACTAAGTAACCCAATTGCAGCCATAAATTAGAGTCCAGACAAAGCCGTAACAGGCAATTAATGAATTTCTAGTTTTTCCCGCCCACAAATGGGAAAACTTTGGGCAACCATTTAAAGTTGCTCAATTTGCTACGGAGCTTTGGTGCTTCGGTGCTTCGGAGCTAAAGCATCCTTCAGGTGCCACAATTTCTGGCAAGGAGCACAAAGAACGAGTGGCAGGAATCCTTTTAAGCCGTGCCACACACTTTTGTTGGCCGAGAAAAATCCTGCTAATTATACGAACATATAAAAGAGCAATTCTGTTATTATTTTGGGGATTAGCCATGTGAAACGATTTGCGACTTGCCCCACTGAATATTaagtgaaaactttttatttcgtCGACCAAAACTTTTGGCGTTTTTCTCTATTGCCAGAGAAATGTCATAAAGTTCAGTCCATAACACAAATAGAGCAATTTTCACTttgaaaaaaatcgaaaaaatggcttgaaaacattttgatgCAAATATTAGATGGCAAGTCGATTTAGTTTCACTTTAGCAGCTTAGAGTAAATAATCTTGTTTGTGTCAATATTTAAGTGGCATCAGCAGTATGCAATTATATGCATCCAATTTTGTGTATCACATATAAAGCATCACAGCACGAATATAGAAACATATTATAATGTTTTCGAATGCGAGCAACTCCCCTTTTGAGCACGAAATAATTTTTCATCTGCAACTTTGACAGCTGCATGCATTTTTTCGTGCAAGAAAGGCAGCCGAAAAAggcttttattaaatttatatacacGTTTTCAAGTGTGTATGTAGGTCAACTTTTTGCTGGTGCCAAGTGGCAACAAAAGTTagattgaattaattttttgtttacgaaaACCAGCACAGTTGTACAATTGAAAAATACTGAGGCAGCGGCAGTGGTGTATAAAAATAACGAGATGGCCACTTCTGCTTTTTTTGATAAAGGGAAATACCGACAGCGATAATATCCTTGCATATAATGAATATTTCTTTGAGAAAAGAAACCGTTTTTAAGTAtaggaattttaataaaataggCTTTATGCTCTAAAAGATGCCGCAGCTAATGACTTATGGGCTCAACGCATTATGGACTTAATGGCCACTTCCTTCTCCGCCAGGTGTCCTGGATAAGGAAGCGCGACCTGCACATCCTGACGGTGGGAATACTAACGTACACAAACGACCAGCGCTTCCAGTCGCTGCACTCCGAGGGATCCGACGAATGGACGCTGCGCATCTCATCACCGCAGCCGCGGGATTCGGGCACCTACGAGTGCCAGGTGTCCACGGAGCCGAAGATCAGCCAGGGATTCCGCCTCAACGTTGTGGGTGAGTATCGAAACCGGTGGATGGGCTGATGGGGGGAAGAGATGTTAGCTGGCCATTAAGTGGGCGGTGTGCTAATTAATGGCCTGCCCCGTGTGGCTTTTTATTACCTCTCAACGGCAGTGTCGCGGGCCAAGATCCTGGGTAACGCGGAGCTCTTCATCAAGAGCGGCAGCGACATCAATCTCACCTGCCTGGCGATGCAGTCGCCGGTGCCGCCATCGTTCATCTACTGGTACAAGGGCAAGCGGGTCATGAATTACTCGCAGCGCGGTGGCATCAACGTCATCACGGAGCGTTCCACACGGACCAGCAAGCTGCTCATAGCCAAGGCCACGCCGGCGGATTCGGGCAACTACACGTGCTCCCCGAGCAGCTCAGGTGAGTCCCAGTTCCACGTCCAGCTCCATGTTCCAACCTGCCACCCACACTCGCAAAATttgattgccaaaaaaatgtgcaaagaAGACAGGTAACTGAAAGCTACTTCGAGTTGGCAGTAGTTTCAGTGGGGATTAATCTTTAATTTAAGCAAAGTTGTAAAAGTCTTAGCAACTCGTTCAattcttaatttaaaaggCAAGGCATTACTTACGAGTACTccaaaaatagcaacaatCTGCTCGCACAAGTCCTCTGAACTTTTTGAGCCACTCGGaagtgaaatggaaaacatgaGTGATTGTTCATTAGGCTGAGTTTTTCCTGGGTGGGCGTATAAAGTTATTGATACCTTTTATAAATAACTTGCTGTCTGCGTTGGATTTCCTAATGGGTGGAATTTATTGTCATGCATAGCTATTAACCTTTAGGTCTTCTATTTCTGTGCAAAGTTCGCATTCTATTATTGTAATTCTAATAATTACACGTACTTTAAACGCAGGTGTTTGCTTAGGCAAGTATCAGTTTGTAATAGAGCCTTTTAATAAAactcataaattatttagtgTCACAAGCCAAAAGCTTTCCTAAAATTCGATTAAATCTAACTTAACTTTTAACCCGCTCATCAATGAAGTAATTTTATACGTTTCCTGTGGAATGTGTCATATATAAATTCCTCACTTTTCAAAGGATTCGAGCACTGAATTTGGCGAGTGTGCCCCCGGGGCAATTAATGTGACTTTGTGACCGCCACATTCTCATTTCCCGCCACTCCCACTCGTTGCAGATGCCGCCTCCGTGGTGGTGCACGTCATCAACGGGGAACATCCGGCCGCCATGCAGCACGGCAACAGCAGCGCCAGCTGCCTGCGTCCCCTTTCAGCCACGTCCGTGCCTTTCGTCCTTGCCACCTGGATGTCGATGACGGTGGCGTCTGTCGCCTGGAACTCTAACCTCAACGGCAACTGGAAGTGGAGCCCCGACTGGCGCTGGCACTGGAACCCTAAATGGAATTGGAGCAACCTGGCCGCCGGTCTAGTGGGcctctggagctggagctgatcCGGAAGGCAGTTGCATTGGCAGTCGAAGATCCAAAACGCTGAGCAACAGTCCCGGCCAAGTTGGGACTGAACCACTCCTCGCCAGGTGCATTTAATGAGAGCGGCGGTGGAGCGAAGTCTTACGAACTAGTGTACATATACAGTGTGTCCTTCAACGAGTATTATCTATAAGACATCCCCGAGCAGGCAGGCAGTATTACGCAAGGAGTTTTAATCAACCACAGTCAACAGGAAGAGTCCAGGCCACATGCACTATTCATACTCATAGTCGGGAGAAATTAATGAGAAAGTATAACGTAACAAAAtcgcagcagctgctgttcAACCCAAAAAATCAGTGTTTTCATTGTATatcatttgaaattcatttcgCTTTTACACACAGGGCTATAATCACCGCAAAACCGGCCAAAAGTCAGCAATTATAGAGAACCTTTCGGTTTACAGTATCATTTGGGTTTATTGAAGCAGAAATGTCCGattgtatatatacaatacacaaacataaataatttaggcCCTcgattgtttatttattcatacCGAAATCAAACACCCTGCACGTTGGGAACTGAAGTGAATGAAGTGAATAGATGGGGAGGCTAGCCCcctctatatttatatatacatatatatatatatatagatggtTATTCAGTGTATATGGATAAGTTTTTATCTGGTTGTCAGCCGCAAAATTGTTCTACGTAGTCCATCATCTAGTTACTGtgtaaaatattcataattgataATTGTACATTTAGAGGTCGGTTTTAAGCGGTCTTGATAAGACTTTTAAGCAGTAAGTGCGAACGGATCGATTCGATCGCGGTTCAACCCGAAACCAAAtagagaaaaaaaagtaaaaacttacagaaattattaaaactaaCGAAAAATGGTAATGAAGCTAACCTAAGCAGAGTCAAGTATGTTTTTCTGtttaaacaatgcaaaaataaacgaaCAATGTTTCTccataataaatgaaaatatggttatggttacaaaaaaaaaaaaaaaagaaaattgaaaaaccaaaGTGTGGCATGTGCGCATCGAGCGTTTTCTCATTTCATTAAGATGGGGTCATGTGGCAGCTTAACGAGCCACATAATGGGGGCGGAGCGGCAAGGGGCGAGGCTGGTACAAGTTTTTATCCTATTATGGCAGCATTTAATTAACGTCCGATTTGGTGGCCCGTATGCGTAGCCAGAATCGCTTCGATCATCTTCATTAtgcatacgccacgttggccCGCAAATCCGACAGCTACTGGCCACATTCGGTGGCAGCCACAATCCATGGCCACCGCCGCAGTGCCAATGTGCCCCCGAAAATGAAAGACTAATTAAGCGGCTTATTTGCGCGTATTAATAGACCGACTTGTGGTCAGCTCACCATGTGTTCTATGTGTTATGggtattgtgtgtgtgccatgggtgtcaagtgtgtgtgcgtttggtTCGACAAAAACGCGAGGTGGCACTGAAAACCCAACTAGCAACCAGTAACCAGCAAGCGACTGGCTAAACCAAcaagtatttatatttcgatttaaaaatagcaaaaaagcAACCTACGCAAACAAGGACACCAGCTACACGCACACATCTACAAACTATGGCCACTGCAGATACAACCGAAATGGACTTATAACACTGTAGAGGAGCTTACGTGACAGGGATTTTGTACACAGAGGGTGCGGGGGAAAAAGGGTGCAAAAgtcaaaggaaaataaatggtTTTTCAGCTTTTATTTACTTGAGAGACGGTGTCCCGAAATGGGGGATACAACAAAAAACGACATGGGGCAACGGAATGCAGCCAAGGATGAGGTTGATGATGCGCCAGTGGAATCAATGTAAAGGTCACAATTTATTCAATTGCCTTTTGCCAAGATATTTTTATGGCGTGTTCATGTGCCTGGACACCCGCTCACTGATATTGGCCATGGCCagctagccagccagccagccagtcagccattCGGCCAGGAGGAGCAGACCTAATCCCAAATCACAACGGAATTACAAACTGGTAATGGTTATGTGGCGGAAGAAGatgaggaagaagaagaagacgaagAGCAGGGTCTCGGAAGCCGGGACTTTTGGCCCCCAAACCCCGGGCACATAATGGCCAATTGATAGCCAAAAGGCATTAACACGCCAAAGAAATTCCCCAGGCTAAAACAGAGATGTTGCCAAAAAAGCGAGCAAATTTCCaactaacacacacatacccacattcacacacacacacagcacataCTTTCAGAGAGTAGACGGGGAAAATATTAAGTTCAAATGTAGCAGAAATCCAAAATACGTGCCATGACATAGAAAACAGCAATGCCAAAGGGGCCGCACATGAGGACAGGGGGGAGGAGGGTGGGTCTTTGGGACATCGTAACCAATccctcggccacgccccctttttgaTCCACCCCTCTAAATGAAACTAACTCCCCTGTTTAGGTGCGGCGTGCGTGCGTGAAGCTAAAATCACGTCCGATTCGATGCGTTGCCACGAGAATTTATTGGGGAAAGGTCGGAAAATTCATACATCGATATTTTCAGATACCCCACCTGATGTTACATGGTTGCATGCGGAGAAAAAGTGTTGGAAATTCAGCAACTGATTTATGGCATATAAATCTTATTTGGAATATCAATCCTGCAAATATTGATAATAACCAATATATTGCTTAATATTTAGCTGTAGAGGAGCTGCCATTACCCCCATCACACTCATTGATTTTTTGCGAAGTCTAGTTAAAA
Protein-coding sequences here:
- the LOC6728512 gene encoding hemicentin-2, which encodes MWTTDCPGALKAICLVPLWLLLIHDCGMVGGEVPPHYWETPYSQPYFDNSSRREVTATVGQAALLHCRVRNLGDRAVSWIRKRDLHILTVGILTYTNDQRFQSLHSEGSDEWTLRISSPQPRDSGTYECQVSTEPKISQGFRLNVVVSRAKILGNAELFIKSGSDINLTCLAMQSPVPPSFIYWYKGKRVMNYSQRGGINVITERSTRTSKLLIAKATPADSGNYTCSPSSSDAASVVVHVINGEHPAAMQHGNSSASCLRPLSATSVPFVLATWMSMTVASVAWNSNLNGNWKWSPDWRWHWNPKWNWSNLAAGLVGLWSWS